The Papaver somniferum cultivar HN1 chromosome 6, ASM357369v1, whole genome shotgun sequence genome segment AACGAAGACATTGACGAGGATATCCGACACAAAATTAACTCAGGATGGGCCAAATGGAGACTTGCAACGGGAGTCCTCTGTGACCGTAAGGTACCGACTAAACTGAAGGGAAAGTTCTACAAGACGGCAATTCGTCCAGCACTTCTGTACGGGGCGGAGTGCTGGGCGACAAAAAACCCACACATCTTAAGGCTACATGTGACGAAAATGAAGATGTTAAGATGGGCTTGTGGGCTGACAAGACACGATAAGATTCGAAATGATTTTATTCATGGGAAGCTTGGGGTAGCATCGATGAAGATGATACTCATGCAACACCGGCTGCGTTGGTTCGGGCATCTCCAACGGAGACCACCTGAGGTCCCGGTACGAGTAGGA includes the following:
- the LOC113291024 gene encoding uncharacterized protein LOC113291024, with product MRPKKESFRYLGSMIQSNEDIDEDIRHKINSGWAKWRLATGVLCDRKVPTKLKGKFYKTAIRPALLYGAECWATKNPHILRLHVTKMKMLRWACGLTRHDKIRNDFIHGKLGVASMKMILMQHRLRWFGHLQRRPPEVPVRVGCIRRAEGRMKKRGRPKLTWDELIKRDLKDRGLERESWRSTEQRGGQRST